Below is a window of Acetonema longum DSM 6540 DNA.
ACAAGGGAAAAGTTTCGCTGCCTTCTGGAAATTTCTCATGTCCTCTTCCTATCAGGAGGATTTTCAGGATACTCTTGATAGGGCATTGCAGCTGAAAGCGGTGCACGAAATGAGTACGAGCCGGAATCTCCGGCATATTCACCATGACTGGGTGAACGCCGGCGCCCATGTTCAAGAGACGGTAGCCGTATTATCCCAGCAGTTGAGACGATATGTGGACGAGAATTTTTTGGAAGAAGAACGCCGGATCAACCAGATCATACGGGAAATCGAAGGAAAAGCTGTGGCCGTCCGCAATGACCCGCCGCAAGAATGGGAAATGAAAATTGACGAGGTAGCTCCGGAAATTTCATTCCCTTTGGACAGGCCTCTGTTTACGCCTCCCCAACGACCGGAAATTAAAGACGACGTAATCGGTGCCGGTGTGGAGGATGTGTCGGCGGAAGCGCTTTTTTCCCAGGTTTATGTGGATAAGGAAAAGTTAAAGGACCAGATTGGCTATCTGCTGCAGGCCCAGGACAGAATTACGCTGTCCCGGATCATTGAGCATTACCCGTTGGAATTGGGTTTAAGCGAGCTTGTAACTTATCTGGTCATTGCCAGCGAAAGTCCGCAGGCAGCCTTCTATCCGGAGGATGTGGAGGAAGTATCCTGGACCGATGAAACAGGAAAGAAAAAAGTGGCTAAGATGGCCAAAATTATTTTTCAGCGGACTTAGGACTGGTTTAGGGAGGTCAAAGGTATGAATGTTTTGGATGATTTGGCATTTTCGAGGACTCTGGTGGCTCTCTTTAAAAACGTTATCTTTAAAGAAACAGACCCGGAAACTTGGGAAGTGATCTTGGCCCAGAAATATAAAATTGAGGATTATGTAAGCAAAGTCGGCCTCATCCTAATTGTTGACGAGATGGATGGTTATGGGTATCTGAAACAGCGCCTTTACGGGGAAGGAGAGGAGGAGATTCCCCGTCTGGTGTCCCGTCATGCATTGAGTTATCCGGTCAGCCTCCTGCTTGTCCTGCTCCGAAAACAATTACTGGAGTTTGATTCAACTACAGGAGACCAGCGGCTCATCGTAACCAGGCAGCAGATTGCCGAACGGATGCAGTTGTTCCTGAAAGATACAACCAATGAAGCCAAAATGGTAGCGAATATTGACAACCATATTAAAAAGATTGAAGACATGGGTTTCTTGCGCCGTTTGCGGGGCAGCGAAGATAGTTTCGAAGTACAGCGCGTCCTTCGCAGTTTTGTCAATGCGGAATGGCTTCGTGATGTTAACGAACTGCTGGATAAGTATCGGGTTTATGCCGGCGGAGAGACAGGAGAAGGGGAGAGTCAGGAATGAGTTTGTTGAACTTGAAGCAGGAATATCCTGGGCTGCTCTTTGGCGCGACACCAGGTTTCCGGCTAGCCAAGCTGGAAGTGTTGAATTGGGGCACCTTTGACGGACAGGTCTGGACGTTTTCCCCCGGAGGGGAAACATCACTTTTGACTGGCGATGTGGGTTCGGGTAAATCTACTCTGGTCGATGCGCTGACAACCCTTCTGGTCGCGCCGCGAAAAGTAGCCTATAACAAAGCGGCTGATTCCAGTGCCAAGGAGCGTTCAATCACGTCTTATGTCCGTGGTTACTTTGGTCAGAAGAAAAGCGCCGAAGGGACCGGCCAACCGGATTCTTTGAGGGATATGCAGCATTATTCCGTCTTGCTGGCGACCTTTCAGGACTCGGGTTTGTCCCAGTCTGTCACCTTAGCGCAGTTTTTTTGGTATCAGGATGCGCAGAAGCCACCGGCTCGTTTTTATGTTGTGGCTGATAAAGAAATGTGGATTACACAGGATTTTTCCAAGTTTGACAAGGATGTCCGCGAATTGAAAAAGCGTTTGAAAAATAGCGGTGTCCGGGTATTTGAGGATTATACCCGCTATGCGGAAGTTTTCCGCAGAAAATTTGGGATTGAACAGGAACAGGCCTTGGATTTATTTCAGCAGACTATTTCCATGAAAAAGGTGGAAGCCCTTACCGAGTTTGTACGGGCTAATATGCTGCAGGTTCCTAATACAGAAGAGGAAGTCGAGAAACTAAAAAATCATTTCCAAGATTTGAATAGTGCTCATGAGGCTGTTCTGAAGGCTAAGAGACAGATTGAACTGCTTCATCCCATTGCAGACCAGGGCAAACGCTGCGAACAGATGGATAACAGACAAAATCTGATGGAAAAGTCGCTCCGCGCCCTGAGTCCTTGGTTCGCGGAACAAACAGCGGCTTTGTTGACTGATGAAATCGCCAGGATTGAACAAGATCTGATTTTGGCTGCAGGGGCGCGGGAACAGGCGGAAATCAAACAACGAGAAATCGAAGAAAGTATCAAAAAGACCGAGCGAGATATTTACGCTAATGGCGGTGGGGCGTTGGAAGCATTAAAAGCTGAAATTGAGAACCTGCGCCAAATCCTTGATCACATTCGCAAAAACTGGGCAAACTATGCGAATTGTGCCGGAAAATTAAAATTATCCATGCCAAAAACAGTGGACGATTTCATTAGCAACCGGTCAAAATTGCCGGAAATCAAGTCTAACGAAGAAACATTACAAGGTCGTTTGAATGCAGACCTTCAGGCGGCTGCCGGGGAAACGGCCAGAGCGGAGAAAGAAACGCAGACAGTGGCTGAAGAACTGGAGTCTCTCCGTTCACGGAGAACAAGCATCCCCCGTGAATACATTGAGAAACGAAAACAACTCTGCCGAGATTTGAAGCTTGAGGAAACGGAACTCCCCTTTGCCGGCGAATTATTGGAAGTCAGGGAAGAAGAAGCCGGTTGGGAAGGCGCGATTGAAAGACTCCTGCATAATTTTGGCCTCTCGATGCTTGTGCCCGAAAAGCACTATCCGGCTGTCATGAGATGGGTGGACCAGACGATGCTGGGAATAAGACTGGTCTATTACCGGGTATCCGAAACGTCACAGCCTGTTTCCGGTCAGCCGCATCCTGCGGCCGTATCGGAAAAGCTGAACATTAAGCCGAATACCTCCTTTGGCATTTGGCTGACCAGGGAACTCCGCCAGCGTTTCTCCCATGTTTGCTGCGAAGGCAGGGAGCAATTCAGCCGCGAATCGCTGGCCATTACCCAGGCCGGACAGATTAAGTCAAAAGGCAACCGGCATGAAAAAGACGATCGATACGCAATTGATGACCGCCGCCGTTACATCCTGGGATTTTCCAATCAGAAAAAAATTGAGGTCTTAGAGGCAAATGAGCAGGAACTCAAAGCAGAGATCCGATTCTACCGGGACGAAATCGACAATATTCGCAAGCAGCAAAAGGAAAGCCAGGAGCGGTTAAACGCTGCCGTCACTATGGAAGGAATCACCGGTTTTGCCGACATTGATACCCGTTCCAAGGAAAAAGAAATCGATGAAAAAGAAGAGCGAAGAAAGAGAATAGAACAAGGAAGCGATGTGCTGCAAGAACTGCAGCACCGGTTGACTGAACTGGAGGAAATGAAGAAAACTCAGGAAGATGTTTTAAAAAAGGCTGGCAAAAAGGAGACAACGCTTGAAAACAGGCTGGGAAGCCTTACTCAAGATAAGGAGCGGGCGGATGCAACCGCTGCGGAAACTGCGCCGGCAATGAAGGAAGAGGAATATCCCTTTTTAGAAAAAAACAAAGGCACGGCTTTGCAAAATAAGAAAGTAACCCTGGAAAGCAGAATCGCGCTGGAACGGGATTACCGGGACTGGCTTGAGAAAGAACGCGGCATATTGGCAAGGGAGATTAGTCAGCTAAGAGGAAAAATTATCAAGGCCATGTCCGAATACAACAATCAGTACGCCGAAGAAACAAGAGAAGTGGATCCAAGTATGGAAAGCCTTCCGGAATATAACCGCATGCTGGCGCAACTGGAAAGCGACGGATTGCCCCGGTTTGAAAAGCGGTTTAAGCAATTATTGCATGAAAACACGATCAATCAGATTGCCTTATTCCAGGCCAAATTAAAGCAGGAACAAGATACTATTAAAAGTCGGATTGAACAAATCAACGGCTCTTTGAGCGCCATTGACTATGACGAAGGCCGCTATATCCGTCTGGAACATGACGAAACCTATGACAGCGATATCAAGGCTTTCCGGGTACAGCTGAAAGCCTGTACGGAAGGGGCCTTGACCGGATCCAGCGATGATCAATACGCGGAGACGAAGTTCCTGCAGGTGAAAGCTATCATTGAACGTTTCCGGGGCAGGCCCGGCGAGACGGAAAGCGATGCGCGCTGGACTAAAAAGGTGATTGACGTACGCAACTGGTTTTTATTCGCCGCTTCGGAACGGTGGCGCGAAACTGATGAGGAATATGAGCATTATACGGATTCGGGCGGAAAATCAGGCGGTCAGAAAGAAAAATTGGCTTATACGATTCTCGCGGCTAGTCTGGTCTACCATTTCGGCTTGGAGGGACAGGATTCCCGGCCGCAATCCTTCCGTTTTGTCGTCATCGACGAGGCTTTTCTGAAGAGCTCGGACGAGTCGGCGCGGTTTGGGCTGGAACTGTTTAAAAAGCTGGATCTACAGCTGCTGATTGTCACGCCGTTGCTTAAGATCCCCACCATTGCTCACTTCATTGCTCATGTAGGCTTTGTGCATCATGATGATATCAGACATCGGTCCATGCTGCGAAATATCTCCATTGAAGAATACGAGCAGGAACGGAAGGCCCGGGAGGTAGCGCGCTATGTCCACCGGGTGGTCTGATCCGCAATGGATCCGGGAAGAACTGAGAAAGAAATGGGATTCTGGCAAGATTCTGCAGGCGCTGCTCATAGAGGAGGATTTATTTCCTCTCCGTTTACCGCTGAAAAGACCGAAAAGCAACGATGTGAACGAAAACTTTGCTGAAATTTCCCGTTGGATTAGACAGCTTAGGGATCATAGCAAGCAGAATACGGGTTTTGGCTATGAACTGATCGAGAAGGAAATGGTGCATCGCCAGTCCGGTCGCAATCTTCTGCCGACCCATGCCGTTGTTCCGACAGTGCGGGATGCCCTGCGCCTGATGAAAAAAGAGC
It encodes the following:
- a CDS encoding DUF4194 domain-containing protein — its product is MNVLDDLAFSRTLVALFKNVIFKETDPETWEVILAQKYKIEDYVSKVGLILIVDEMDGYGYLKQRLYGEGEEEIPRLVSRHALSYPVSLLLVLLRKQLLEFDSTTGDQRLIVTRQQIAERMQLFLKDTTNEAKMVANIDNHIKKIEDMGFLRRLRGSEDSFEVQRVLRSFVNAEWLRDVNELLDKYRVYAGGETGEGESQE
- a CDS encoding ATP-binding protein, giving the protein MSLLNLKQEYPGLLFGATPGFRLAKLEVLNWGTFDGQVWTFSPGGETSLLTGDVGSGKSTLVDALTTLLVAPRKVAYNKAADSSAKERSITSYVRGYFGQKKSAEGTGQPDSLRDMQHYSVLLATFQDSGLSQSVTLAQFFWYQDAQKPPARFYVVADKEMWITQDFSKFDKDVRELKKRLKNSGVRVFEDYTRYAEVFRRKFGIEQEQALDLFQQTISMKKVEALTEFVRANMLQVPNTEEEVEKLKNHFQDLNSAHEAVLKAKRQIELLHPIADQGKRCEQMDNRQNLMEKSLRALSPWFAEQTAALLTDEIARIEQDLILAAGAREQAEIKQREIEESIKKTERDIYANGGGALEALKAEIENLRQILDHIRKNWANYANCAGKLKLSMPKTVDDFISNRSKLPEIKSNEETLQGRLNADLQAAAGETARAEKETQTVAEELESLRSRRTSIPREYIEKRKQLCRDLKLEETELPFAGELLEVREEEAGWEGAIERLLHNFGLSMLVPEKHYPAVMRWVDQTMLGIRLVYYRVSETSQPVSGQPHPAAVSEKLNIKPNTSFGIWLTRELRQRFSHVCCEGREQFSRESLAITQAGQIKSKGNRHEKDDRYAIDDRRRYILGFSNQKKIEVLEANEQELKAEIRFYRDEIDNIRKQQKESQERLNAAVTMEGITGFADIDTRSKEKEIDEKEERRKRIEQGSDVLQELQHRLTELEEMKKTQEDVLKKAGKKETTLENRLGSLTQDKERADATAAETAPAMKEEEYPFLEKNKGTALQNKKVTLESRIALERDYRDWLEKERGILAREISQLRGKIIKAMSEYNNQYAEETREVDPSMESLPEYNRMLAQLESDGLPRFEKRFKQLLHENTINQIALFQAKLKQEQDTIKSRIEQINGSLSAIDYDEGRYIRLEHDETYDSDIKAFRVQLKACTEGALTGSSDDQYAETKFLQVKAIIERFRGRPGETESDARWTKKVIDVRNWFLFAASERWRETDEEYEHYTDSGGKSGGQKEKLAYTILAASLVYHFGLEGQDSRPQSFRFVVIDEAFLKSSDESARFGLELFKKLDLQLLIVTPLLKIPTIAHFIAHVGFVHHDDIRHRSMLRNISIEEYEQERKAREVARYVHRVV